The DNA region GACCGCCGTGGTCGGCCCGTCCGGCAGCGGCAAAAGCACCCTGCTTAACCTGCTGGCCGGCTTCGACACCCCCACGTCAGGCCGCGTCACGGTGGGCGACACGGATCTGCACGCGCTGGGTGAGGCCGAGCGGGCCGACTTTCGCCTGGCCCACTACGGCTTCGTGTTCCAGAACCACAACCTCATCAGCATTCTCAGCGCCCAGGAGAACGTGGAATTCCCGCTGACCCTGGCAGGCATTGCCCCACGCCAGCGCCGCGAACGTGCCCGCGCCCTGCTGGCCCAGGTGGGCCTCGAGAAACGCGCCGCGCACCTGCCCCATCAACTCAGCGGCGGGGAAGCCCAGCGCGTCGCCCTGGCCCGCGCCCTCGTGCGCGATCCCGCCATCCTCCTCGCCGACGAACCCACCGGCAACCTCGACAGCCACACCGGAGAACGCGTGCTGGAGCTGTTGACCGCCCCGGCCAGGGCCGGACGCACCGTGATTCTGATTACGCACGACCGCGAAGTAGCGGCATTGGCCGACCACACCCTGCGGGTGAAAGACGGGGAAGTGATGGTGGAAGGCGGGAAGGTGGCGGTTTCCTCTCTGTCCTCAGCACCTCTCTCGTAGCAGCTCTTTTCCCAGTAAAAGGAACTTCCATTGCGCCGGGCAGATGATGGTGCCGGGCGTTTATGAGCTGTAGAACGGTGATACATCTGTACTCAGCGTCCGGGACGGTTTCAGGCCCGTGCGCCCAGGAAGCGGCGAATCCCATGTCAAACGACATCATTTGAGTCAAGACTGCCCTGTCTGAAAAGCTGCGCCGCAGAGCATTTGGGCGACTTTCCGTGTTCGGTGCCCCTTGCTGATTGCACGTTGGCTTTGCTGTATTGGAAGCGTAAAGCGATCAGGCAGAGTGTTTACTTGACCTGGGCCTGGGCGTCACGCAGCAGGTACTGGCGGCCCTGGCTGTCCTGAAGGTTCAGGATGACCTGCACACCTGCGCCGGTTTTCAGGCCGTTGGCCGCGCCGCGCCCCAGGGCGATGACGCAGCTGGTGGGGCACTTCCAGGGCGTGTTGGTGGTGTTGTCCGCCGTCCACACGCCGTCGCCCGTCACGACGTACATGTCGGTGACCTTCAGGCCCGGCAGCGCGGCGCGCGAGGTGCTGAGCCTGACCTTCACACTGAACACGTCCCGGTTCAACCTTGGAAAGGCGTCGGCCTTCACGGGTTTCCCGGCGATGTTCAGGGTCGTGGGGGCGTCCAGCAGTTCACCGGCGGTGGGGGCGGCACTCAGCGACCCGCACCCGGCCAGCAGCGGGGCCAGCAGGAGGGAGGACAGGCGCTTCATGCTCCCAGTATAAGGCGTCAGTGGCGCGGCCCGGCAGGCGGCGTTTGTCCTGCCCTTAACGCCGCCCTACCTGCCCGGTAGATTTACCAGGCGAGATCCGGCGCGGTCAGCACCCGGTCGGCGGGTTGATCGGTGAACAGCTCGTAAGCAATGACATACGTTCCGGGAATCACGCGGCTCAGGACGATGCTGTCCCCTTCGGGCCGCAGGCTCAGGTTGGCGAGGCTGGGGCCGTCCTTGACGCCCACGGTGCCGCGTGCGGCGGGTGTGCTGCCCCCCACCGGCAGCACGTCCGTGATGCGCACGTTCTCCAGGGTGCTGTCCACCGTGAGGGTCAGCGTGACCAGGTAACCGCGCTCCAGCGGCTGAATGTCCTTGCGCAGGCTGGCGCGCGCCCCGCCCTGCACGTTGCGGCTGACGTTCGCGCCGCCGGGGGCCCGCACGCGGGCCGTGCCGGTGGTTTGCAGGCCCACCGGGTCGAGCAGTGCCTCGGCGGTGTCGGTGCGGCACACGCGCACAGGCGTTTTCAGGCGCAGCGGCTGTCCGGCGCTGAATTCCCCGTTCAGTTCCAGCGGATAGTCGCTGCTCCAGCCGCTGGGCAGGTTCAGTTTCAGGCGGGCCGGGAGTTTATAGGTAAAGTCCGTCTTGGCCGTGGCGATGAGCTGGGTCACGTCGCAGGCGTTCAGCAGATCCGGCATGGTGACCAGGGTCACTTCGGTCAGCACGCGGTACTCGATGGTGACCCTGCCGGTGGCGTTGTCGGTCACGATGCCTGGCTGGGGCGTCTGGAAGGTGCTGCCGGCAATCGGAACGGGCTGTACCGGGTACTGACCGGGGGGCAGGGCCAGGGTGGTGGGGGTGGTGAGGGTCTTGCCGTCCACCTGAAAAGGTACGCCGGAAAGCGGAATGCGCTGATTGCCGTAGAGGGCGACGGCGTCGACCGTCAGCTGCCCCGCGGTGGGGCGGGCCACGAAGCGCAACTTGTTGTACCCCGGCACGTAGCGCACCTCGGTGGGGGACAGGATGTTGCCCTTGCCTTCCACGATGCTGCTGCTGACCGGTATCCAGCCGGGCGGCAGGATCGGACGCACCGACGAGTCCCCGACCAGGCCGTACGTCGCGCCGGGAATGGGGCGGCCCTGCGGGTCGACGATGTCCACCAGCAACTGGTTTTGCAGCTTGATATTCTCTGGCGGGGTGAAGCCCCCGACCACGGCGGTGGTGGGTTTGTCGCCCAGTCGGAAGGAATAGCGGATGGCGTTGCTGTACTGGCGCGTGGTGGGCAGCACCCGAATAAACACCTGCCACTCGCCGACCATCTCCGGCGTGATCTTGAAGGAGTCGGTGGCGGTTTTGCCGTTGTCGCTGGTGGTCAGGTTAATGCGCTGCCCGCCAGGCTGCACGACCCACGATTCGGCTTCCCTGGGGCCGTCCATGTCGTAATTCAGGATGCCCACGGTTTGCCCCACCCACTCGGGCGTCACGCGAATCCTGGCGGCCAGCAGCGCATTTTGCTCGGTGTCGCGGGCGTTGACGGTGAAGTCGCTGGTTTCCAGCACGAAGGGCGCGGCGGTGCGCAGCGCGAAACTGTTCTTGCCGTCGCCGTTGCTGTTCACCTTCAGGGTATACGTTCCGGCGGGAAGGCCGCCCGCGTACAGGCTTTCCCAGGTGTGCTCGCGGTTCATGTTGTACTTGCGCTCAATGACCGTGCCGTTCGGGCCCGACAGCGTGAACACCGTGTCGAAGGGTTCGTTCTTCTTGTACAGTTCGTCCCCGAAGTACCCCGCGCCCCGGCGGCCATCCACATAATCCGCGAGGCTAAAGGTCGGCGAGTAGATTTCCAGCCCGATGGGTTTCCCGGCGTCCTGCGCCGACACCTTGATGACGTAAGATTCCACGTCCTGCGGCCACTTTTCGCCCACCGACACCAGCGGCAGGATGCCGCCCGTCTGCGCGTGGGCAGCTGGCAGCAGCGAGGAGACGAGGAGCGCCGCGCCCAGCAGCGCGAAACGGTAAAGGAAAGACGACGTGTTCACTGGAAAAATCATACAGGCGCGTTCTGAGATTGGATGATGAATGCCTGGTGCGAACGGCGTGAGAGCCGGACAGGTGGGTTGCCTCTGCCCAACCGGCATCCCCGGTGCATTTCCCGAACCTGAAGGAAAGACGCCCGCGTTTCAGGGGCGGGGGTATGCTCAGGGCACCATGACGCGTCTCACCGACCTGCCCGCCTGGCAAGCCCTGCAAGCCCACCACGACGCAGTGAAGGACGTGCACCTGCGCGAGCTGTTCGCCCAGGACGCCCGCCGCGGTGAACGCCTGAGCGCCGAGGGCGCGGGGCTGTACCTGGATTACAGCAAGCACCGCGTGACCGATGAAACGCTGAGGCTATTGCGGCAACTGGCCCAGGAAACCGGCGTGGCCCAGAAACGCGATGCCATGTTTGCCGGCGAGCAGATCAACGTCACCGAGGGCCGCGCGGTGCTGCACGTGGCCCTGCGC from Deinococcus fonticola includes:
- a CDS encoding ABC transporter ATP-binding protein yields the protein MTELPGSQLPRIRTDALSRTYPSGEAQVTALHPFTHTFPPGLTAVVGPSGSGKSTLLNLLAGFDTPTSGRVTVGDTDLHALGEAERADFRLAHYGFVFQNHNLISILSAQENVEFPLTLAGIAPRQRRERARALLAQVGLEKRAAHLPHQLSGGEAQRVALARALVRDPAILLADEPTGNLDSHTGERVLELLTAPARAGRTVILITHDREVAALADHTLRVKDGEVMVEGGKVAVSSLSSAPLS